CATGGAATGACTGATTACGCCTAGCATACTCAGTCCCATGGGAGGTCGTCTTGGTTAAAAATGCCCTGCTCAGCCGGGGCCGGACCATAGCCGCCCCGTTTCTTCACGTCGGGCGGCATGCTGCAGGCGAGCCGCCCGGTCCGCGTGCGGCGTGCGGCGTGCGGCGTGCGGCGTGCGGCGTGCGGCGTGCGGCGTGCGATCAGACGGACAGCGTCTGCTGAAGGTTCAGATCGGGCGAATTGAACGCCAGATCCGTGTTCAGGTTCGGCAAATTGAACGAACCGTTGCCGGACGCCGTCTGGTCGAGGCCGCCTTGCGCGGCCCACTGGAAGTTGCCCACGCCGGAAATGCCGTCCGCACCGGACACATCGTGCGTCTCGATCTGCTTGTAGACGTCCGGATTCTGCAGCATGTACGACGCCGCGGCGGACACATCGGACGGAGTGCCGGCCGGCGGGTTGTTGGCGAGCTGGTAGAGCTGGTCCGGATCGAGCGACGAGATGCCGTTCTGGCTCATGTAGCTCGACAGCGCGCCGGCCGCGCTTTGCGTGTCCATCATCGCGCCTTGGGTAGTGGTCGAATTCATCGTATCGGTCGTGCTCGGCGACGGCTCGCTATCGAGCCCGCCTTGCGCGGCCCACTCGAAGTTGCCCACGCCGGAAATGCCGTCCGCACCGGACACGTCGTGCGTCTCGATCTGCTTGTAGACATCCGGATTCTGCAACATGTACGCCGCTGCCGACGACACGTCGGGCGGCGTGCCCGCCGGCGGATTGTTGGCCAGCTGATAGAGCTGATTCGGATCGAGCGACTTGATGCCGTTCTGGTTCATGTAGCTGGCGAGCGTGCCCGACGCGTTCTGCGCCATCGCATTCTGTCCCACCGACGAGGAACTCTGCTGCAGCGCCTGGTTGATCATCGCATCGACTTGCTGCTCCAACTGCTGGATGGACTGGTCTTCCGAAGAGAACGAAGAGTCGAAGCTGGGTGTGGCAAGACTGGAGACGGTGTCGTTGGCGATAGCGGTCATGGAGTCCTCTGCAAGGAAAGATAGACCGCCATCGGTCAAGCGAGTGCGAAACGCAACACTGCGGCGGTCCGGAGTCGTCTAATGCTAATTGGGCCGACCAGGCCGGTTTCGGTCCACGCGAAAAGCGGGCTGAAAATGCGAAGCCATGTCCGTGCGCGAGGAAATACGCGGCATCCGAAGCGAGACGTTGACGACCGAGCCCGCGTGCCGCGCATCACTGGACCTGTGCGGCGCCGCGTGCGGCCTGTCCCTCGCAGTACGCCAGATATTTATCGTAGGCCTGCTGCGGCGGCGTTTTGGCGTACTGCCCGTACAGACGGTCGACAAAGGTGGTCAGTTCCGCCTGCGCGTACAACTGCCGTTCAATCGGCATCGCCGCCGCCACGCGCTGCGCCTTGCGCAACTCGTCTTCTTTGCTGACGCCCGCATCGCGATCCTGCGCGATCAGCTTCGCGTTGTTCGCCCGCGTCGTGCAGACCTGTGTCATCGCCGACGAAGCCTGTGCATGCGCGGACAGCGGGCTTAGCGCCGCAGCCGATGCGACCACCAGCACGGTCACGGCCATGCCCCGTGCGAATGGCAGAAAGGGGGCGCGTAGTGAGTCGCTTCGGGTTACGACGATCATGCGGTCCTCGATGTAGTCGATGTGCTCGATGCGTTCGATGCGTTCGATGTGTTCGATGTTGAAAGCGTGCCGTCGAGCAGCATCGCAGCGGATTCGTCGTCGGCAAAACGGCTGATCGACAGCACATGGTCCAGCGCCCAGACGCAGTGAAACCAGCCGGTTGGAATCACCAGCAGATCGCCCGGTTCGAGCATGAGGTCCACGCCAGGCGCTCCGGCAAAGCGCGGAAAGCGTGTCAGGTCGGGAGCCGCTGCGTCGACGCGGCAGGGACGATAGGTGTTGAATGCATCGAGCGCGTAGACGGCGCCTTCCTGAGCGGGCGCATAGAGCCGCACGCGCTTGCGGCCATGAATCTGCGCGAGAAACGAATTCGCCATGTCGCAGTGCAAACGCGTGACCAGCGAGGCGGCGCTCGCCCGCCCGAACCAGAGTTGCCCGGCGCCGAACATGCGCGGCGGCAGCATCGGCAGAGAGAAACGCGCTTCCCATGCTGGCGGTAAGAGGCAGCCTTCCGTGTAGTTCGCGGCGCCGGCGGCGGGAGCATGATCGGCGGAGAACCCGTCGATGAAGTCAGCGACGGTTTGCGGCAGACCGCTCGACGGATCCGCGCGCAGCACCGTCGCGCCCTCTTGCATGCGCCAATCGTCGAGTGTCCAGTCGACTTCGGGCCAGTTCAGCATGCCGCGCAACACCAGTGGCACGGAGGCATCGAGCGTGTCCGCGAGTGCCGCGTGCAGGTACTTGCCGTCGCAGCCGCCGGCCTGCAGCGCCGGTACCGTCGCCAGCGCTTCGGGTGCGCGCCGCCGGGCTCGCTCCAAGGCCATGCGCGCCACCGCCGAAGGCCGCTTGAGCAGTTGCAGCCAGTAAGCGGCGAGCCGCTCGGCGCCGTCGATTCGCACGCCGCCGAGCGTCATTGCCGCCGCACTGCGCGGATCGAAGCCGGTGGGGTCGTCGAGCATCGCGCTCAACAAAGCGCGGCTCAGCGTGATGCGAGCCGCGGCGCGGTGCATGCCGTCGAGCGGAATCGGCATCGACTCGATCCGTGGACCGAACGTGAAACGGCGGCTGGCATCCGTGCAATCGCTGACGATCAGATCCACGGCGCTCACGTGCGGCGGCGCCACGTAATGTTCGCCGAGCCGCGCCTCCAGAAGCGCGATGAGTTCGGCATGCGCAATCATGCTCACCATGGCTTGCGCCAGTAAACCGCCTGTGCGTTGATGCGCGTCAGCGGCGCGTCGATCCGATGCGCGGCGCGGTATTCGTCGACGGCGCGCGCGCAGCCGGTCGGCAGGCCATAGTCGTCGACGATCACGAAGCCACCCGGCGACAAACGCGGATACAGGGCGTCGAGTGCGACACGGGTGGACTCGTACCAGTCGCCATCGAGCCGCATCAACGCGAGGCGCGCGATCGGCGCTTCCGGCAAGGTATCGGCGAACCAGCCCGGCAGGAAACGCACCCGGCGATCGAGCAGGCCCGCGCGCGCGAAGGCCTCGCGCACGGCCGCCAGATCGCTGCGCAGCAGGCCGACCGCGCGCATCAGGTGATGCCAGATGGCATCGCGCAGATCCGTGGCGGGGTCTGGCGCGGGCAGGCCCGCGAACGAATCGGCCACCCATACGCTGCGGCCCAGGTCGCCGAACGCGGTCAGCGCGGCGCGCATCAGAATCGTCACACCGCCGCGCCATACGCCGGTTTCGATGAAGTCGCCCGGCACGCGCTCGTCGATCACGACACGCGCCAACTCGACGACGTTATCGAGCAGCACGTCGTGGCACATCGTCAGACGGCGCGACTCGTGGTGCATGTGGTTGAGCGCGTCCGCCATGCGCGCAGGTTCGATGCCGGCGGCCTCGGCCGCCGGACGGCGCAGCGGCGCGAGCCATTGGGCGAATACACGGTCCGCATCGGCGAGCCGTTCGGCGCAATCGTCGGCGGTGATCGGCGCGGTTCGCGCCGTGGCGGATTGCGTGGGGCGGTCAATATCGGCCGCGCCGCCAATGTAGCGGCGGATCATCGCCAGATAGGCATCGGCGCGCGCGTCATCGGCGGGCGGCATGAAGGGCTGCGGCTCGACGTCGGACAAAGCAGCGAAAGGAAAACTCGGAGGATTCGGAAGATTCAATTCCATCGCCGGTTCGGGTGGGCGCTCGGGCCGCTATTGGGCTCGGGCGTTTATCGGAAGATATGTGTGCGGGAAGACCGTCACGCACAAGGCCGAGCGCGGCGGCCAGCCCGAATTAGTATCGGCCGACGCGGGACCCAGTTCGGCTGAATCGCGAACGGATGCATGCTCATGCGAACCACCGGGGTTTGCTGAGTTGACGCGTAGGTGCCTCGACGCCTTCGCGTCCTCGCGCCCTCGTGCGTTTGCGCCTTCATGCCTTCGCCCCTTCGCCCCTTCGCCCCTTCGCCCCTTCGCCCCTTCGCCCCTTCGCCCCTTCGCCCCTTCGCTCCTTCGCTCCTTCGCTCCTTCGCTCCTTCGCTCCTTCGCTCCTTCCCTCCTTCCCCCCTTCGCCCCTTCGCCCCTTCGCAGACCAGCATATGTGCC
This genomic stretch from Paraburkholderia caffeinilytica harbors:
- a CDS encoding cupin-like domain-containing protein encodes the protein MVSMIAHAELIALLEARLGEHYVAPPHVSAVDLIVSDCTDASRRFTFGPRIESMPIPLDGMHRAAARITLSRALLSAMLDDPTGFDPRSAAAMTLGGVRIDGAERLAAYWLQLLKRPSAVARMALERARRRAPEALATVPALQAGGCDGKYLHAALADTLDASVPLVLRGMLNWPEVDWTLDDWRMQEGATVLRADPSSGLPQTVADFIDGFSADHAPAAGAANYTEGCLLPPAWEARFSLPMLPPRMFGAGQLWFGRASAASLVTRLHCDMANSFLAQIHGRKRVRLYAPAQEGAVYALDAFNTYRPCRVDAAAPDLTRFPRFAGAPGVDLMLEPGDLLVIPTGWFHCVWALDHVLSISRFADDESAAMLLDGTLSTSNTSNASNASSTSTTSRTA
- a CDS encoding TylF/MycF/NovP-related O-methyltransferase, which translates into the protein MELNLPNPPSFPFAALSDVEPQPFMPPADDARADAYLAMIRRYIGGAADIDRPTQSATARTAPITADDCAERLADADRVFAQWLAPLRRPAAEAAGIEPARMADALNHMHHESRRLTMCHDVLLDNVVELARVVIDERVPGDFIETGVWRGGVTILMRAALTAFGDLGRSVWVADSFAGLPAPDPATDLRDAIWHHLMRAVGLLRSDLAAVREAFARAGLLDRRVRFLPGWFADTLPEAPIARLALMRLDGDWYESTRVALDALYPRLSPGGFVIVDDYGLPTGCARAVDEYRAAHRIDAPLTRINAQAVYWRKPW